From Virgibacillus natechei, the proteins below share one genomic window:
- the purD gene encoding phosphoribosylamine--glycine ligase encodes MNILVIGRGGREHSIVMKLAESEKVTTIYAAPGNGGIQQQATCIAIDEMDMDGLVDFARKKAIDLTIVGPESPLNEGITDRFQEAGLAVFAPTSEAALLEGSKSFAKEFMKKHEIPTASYATFTNAEEAKQYIEEKGAPIVIKADGLAAGKGVIVAETKELALQAVDEMLVSKNFAEAGATIVIEEFLAGKEFSLMAFVHENNVYPMVTARDHKRAYDNDEGPNTGGMGAYAPVEDVTNEHLAFATEEILQKTADSLMKEGRPFTGILYAGLIMTADGPKVIEFNTRFGDPETQVVLPLLKNDLVQVLVDVMDGNNPELEWEDSSCTGVVVASDGYPGSYHKGILLPKMKAAGSSFTIHGGTKLEGDTLVSDGGRVLLVGAKDTTLEEATDNVYGALASAGDMDGFIYRRDIGKV; translated from the coding sequence GTTAGCCGAAAGTGAAAAGGTTACAACCATATACGCGGCTCCCGGTAATGGTGGGATACAGCAACAGGCTACCTGCATTGCTATTGATGAGATGGATATGGATGGGCTTGTGGATTTTGCAAGAAAGAAAGCTATTGATTTAACGATAGTTGGTCCAGAAAGTCCGTTGAACGAAGGCATTACCGATCGGTTTCAAGAGGCTGGATTGGCGGTTTTTGCACCAACTAGTGAAGCGGCGCTGTTGGAAGGCAGTAAAAGTTTTGCGAAAGAATTTATGAAAAAACATGAGATACCAACTGCATCTTATGCAACGTTTACGAATGCGGAAGAAGCAAAACAGTATATAGAGGAAAAAGGCGCGCCGATCGTTATCAAGGCGGATGGTTTGGCTGCTGGTAAGGGTGTGATTGTTGCTGAGACAAAAGAACTTGCGCTACAGGCAGTTGATGAAATGCTCGTCTCAAAAAACTTTGCTGAAGCAGGAGCTACAATTGTGATTGAGGAATTTTTAGCAGGGAAAGAATTCTCCTTGATGGCATTTGTTCATGAAAATAATGTCTATCCAATGGTAACAGCTAGAGATCATAAGCGCGCCTATGACAATGATGAAGGTCCCAACACTGGCGGTATGGGGGCCTATGCTCCAGTGGAAGATGTTACGAACGAACACCTGGCTTTTGCTACTGAGGAAATTCTACAAAAGACAGCTGATTCGTTAATGAAGGAAGGACGTCCGTTTACAGGAATTTTATATGCCGGTCTTATTATGACGGCGGATGGTCCTAAAGTAATCGAGTTCAATACCCGCTTTGGTGATCCAGAAACCCAGGTTGTATTGCCATTACTGAAAAATGATCTCGTACAAGTACTGGTAGATGTAATGGATGGAAACAATCCTGAATTAGAATGGGAAGACAGCTCCTGTACAGGGGTGGTTGTGGCTTCAGATGGGTACCCGGGCTCTTACCATAAAGGTATTCTTCTTCCTAAAATGAAAGCAGCAGGAAGCTCTTTCACGATCCATGGAGGAACGAAGCTTGAAGGTGATACACTCGTATCTGATGGCGGGCGTGTCCTGTTGGTTGGAGCAAAGGATACGACATTAGAAGAAGCGACAGATAATGTGTATGGTGCTTTAGCGTCTGCAGGGGATATGGACGGATTTATTTATCGGAGGGATATAGGGAAGGTGTAG